GGCAAGCGCCGAACAATTGGAAACTGTTCTTCGCATCGTTGGATTCAGTTCGTACGATTCCACAACGATTAATGCAATGCGCGATTCCGCCAATGTGGATTCGACCCGATTCCTCAACTTCTTGAAGCAATACACGCTGATCTTCTCGAATTGTCATGGCGGCACAGAGGGAGGCTCCGCCTATGCGTTGCTGTCCAGAGTGTACGGCAGATATATTGAGAGCGGAGGAAAGATGTACGGTGGCCATTACAACTATTTTCACTTGCAGAGAATATGGTCAACATTCTACACGCAATTCAACAACCAAGGAAGCCCGTCAACTGATACGCTGAAGATCATTGACGCCAATTTGTCGAATTTCGTCGGTTTCTCGGTAGCAAGCTGGGCAACTTCCCTCGATTCACGACGCCTGTCGGGGTATGAAAAATTCTCCAACCTTCCGACCAACGCAAAAGTGTATGGCGTGATCAAGAATACTTCTCCCGAGGTTGGCGTTATCGTCGAGAATTATGTGGGCACGGGCAAGTACTTGTGGACTGACTATCACAACCAAGATATCAGAAATTCCGCCACTCTTGTGAAACTTGTCCAGTACTTCCTGTTGACGATGTAGTGGAGATCTTGACCACTAAACAAAAAGCCGGCCTTCAGGTCGGCTTTTCTGTTTGCAATCAGTTCTTGTTCAATCAGACCGGTTTGAACCGTTCGAACGATTGCCTGCAATTGTCGCAATAGAAGATTTGCTTGCAGAGTGTCGCCCCGAAAGGGCTGTCGAGATGAGTGTGTGTCGAGTTACAGAACGGGCACGCCACAGGTAACTGCAGTACGGCAACAAGTTCGCCTTCATTCTTCGGAGGAGGGGCAATGCCGAATGCCCGTAACTTCTCCTTCACTTCAGGCTCCAGCATATCTGTTGACCAAGGAGGCGTGAAGGTCGTTTCTATCGAAACATTCTCGCAACCGAGAGTCGTAAGTGCCGACCGGATTTCGTCCTTCATGTGTTCCAAAGCCGGGCATCCGACGAACGTCGGTGAAATCACGACTTTCACTCCGTCTTCTGACAGCGTCACGCTGCGGATGACTTTCATCTCAATGAGTGAAAGAACGGGTATCTCCGGATCGGTGATTTTGCCGAGTTCCTGCCAAATTGTAGTCTGATCAATCATCGCCTTTTCCATCACCACTTTGCTCCCGGCGCAATCCGATACACGGCCTGAAGATCTTCGACCAACTGCTGCAAGTGCTCCGTGTGTTTCTTCTTTCTCCCGCCAAAATCAGGCCGCGCCTGAACGGCATACGTGCCGTCCTGTTCTTGTGCCGGAACAACAAGCGTGGCTCCAACGAGAACCGGAACGACGCGTTTCAGCCACTCGTCCTGCAATTCACTGTTCCCGGATACAACTCCGGCATTTGCCAACTCATCCTCCCCTTCGAATTCCTCAAACAATCCGAGCGCTTGCGGAAAAGCAGCATTCACCGCTGCTTGCATTCGCCGATGGCTTTCTTCGGTAGCATCACCGAGACGTTCAATCAATCCTTGGGTGTGCATGAGATGGTAAGCTTCTTCGCGCAAGATTTTTGCCGAAGCTTCTCTCATCGGCAGGTAGGCGGAACGGGCAAGCGAGAGCAGCCGGGCTTGTTCAGCTTCATCAAACAAATACTGCCGGACTACTGTGTACGCAAAATCGCCCTTCGGGTAGGTAACGAACCTGCAACAGGTGTAGTCATTCCAAGATCGTTCAAACGCCATTGCATCGGGAGACTTTCCGCCAAGTTGCTCGTACAGCGTGAACCAGACCAGCGAATGTCCCAGTTCATCCTGCGCAATGTTCGAGAATGCGATGTCCTCTTCAAGGAGAGGGCCGTAGCCGGTCCACTCGGAATCGCGGTGACCAAGCATCAACTCATCATCAGCGAGAGCGAGCAGAAACGTCTTCAAGGCCTCGCGGGGAAATCCGGTCGAGGAATCGTTCACCCGGGTGTCTCCTCTTTCAGTGGCGCATCAAAGTCTTTGGGATCCCTGTAGGATTTGTCAAGAGTGATGTTAAAGAACCGCTCGTCCTGATAGTCGGTTGCAGTAACATGCTTGGAATTCACAACCCACAAACTGACACACGGAAGCCGGCGGGCAAACTGGTCGCGGGCATATTGAAGAGCAACCTGCGGGTCAGGCGCATGCACGGAACCGACATGAA
The genomic region above belongs to Bacteroidota bacterium and contains:
- the paaB gene encoding 1,2-phenylacetyl-CoA epoxidase subunit B (with PaaBCDE catalyzes the hydroxylation of phenylacetyl-CoA; involved in phenylacetate degradation), which codes for MSDTQFDTYEVFHQKKKGDPHIHVGSVHAPDPQVALQYARDQFARRLPCVSLWVVNSKHVTATDYQDERFFNITLDKSYRDPKDFDAPLKEETPG
- the paaJ gene encoding phenylacetate-CoA oxygenase subunit PaaJ, producing the protein MIDQTTIWQELGKITDPEIPVLSLIEMKVIRSVTLSEDGVKVVISPTFVGCPALEHMKDEIRSALTTLGCENVSIETTFTPPWSTDMLEPEVKEKLRAFGIAPPPKNEGELVAVLQLPVACPFCNSTHTHLDSPFGATLCKQIFYCDNCRQSFERFKPV
- the paaC gene encoding phenylacetate-CoA oxygenase subunit PaaC, which codes for MNDSSTGFPREALKTFLLALADDELMLGHRDSEWTGYGPLLEEDIAFSNIAQDELGHSLVWFTLYEQLGGKSPDAMAFERSWNDYTCCRFVTYPKGDFAYTVVRQYLFDEAEQARLLSLARSAYLPMREASAKILREEAYHLMHTQGLIERLGDATEESHRRMQAAVNAAFPQALGLFEEFEGEDELANAGVVSGNSELQDEWLKRVVPVLVGATLVVPAQEQDGTYAVQARPDFGGRKKKHTEHLQQLVEDLQAVYRIAPGAKW